One Sesamum indicum cultivar Zhongzhi No. 13 linkage group LG14, S_indicum_v1.0, whole genome shotgun sequence genomic window, CCACGCTCGGCGGATCCCGGCCCTGGGTTCACCTTGTCTCCTTCACGATAAGGCTTTCCCATGAAGTCATAGACGCTGGCATTTCCACGTACCATCTCGGTATGCATTATGGTGAGATTGTTGGACACCACCTGAAGAGGATCTTTGTTGCCTGTCATGCCCAGGTCCAAAACAGCCTTCAGATTGTCCTGGTTTCGCTTTGAGTCGTATAGTGCAGATTTGGGATCAAGAAACATGGGCGGGATGGTCATACCCTTTGGATTGTCCCAATTCCAAAACGGCAAGGCAAAAGTTGGATCACCGATCAATTTCCCCATAATTCTTTCGTAGAAGTACAAGTACCACCTGTGGAAGGGGAAGAAAAGCCAAGAATTATGGACTTGTAGGTCCAAAGTGCCTTGCCCGGGCTGGTCATAAGCACCATTGCAGTAAGCGCAATGAATATTGGCTTGCTGCATGAAATTACGTGGATCATCTTTCGGTAGGCGCTTCATGCGGTCAATAGCCATGTTGTACTTGAAAATATACTCAGGAGAAACTCTATGAGCCGACGGTCTGACTTTCATCTGAACAACAGGTGGAAGTTGGTAATCAGCGATGTTTTCTGAAGTAGGGGGGCAGCAATTCATATCTAGCTTCTCCCCTGTGTTCAAGTTGGTAGCAACACCGCATTTGTCCAGTTCCGGTGCTTTGATTGGATTAGCCGATGCACCAGGAGTGGGGATGAGATTGGCTGCGCTGTAGAGGCCGCCGCCCAAACCAAGAAGCATGTTCCTCCTGTCGACCTTCCCTATGGGAGTTTCGACGTCTCGGGAggcttctttcttcttctggGCATCGGCACAGGAAACTCTTAGGCGGTTGCTACGCTTTGCATGGCTGATGAAATACGAAGGCCTAGCAAAGACGGGACGGGATTGGGAGGAGGGAGTGGCGGTGGGTAGGGGAAGAGGAAGAGATGCCATGGCTAGCGGAGAGTTGTGATTTGTGATGTTAGAATTGCACTAGAGTGTCTATTTATAATGGATTCTTGGCGACGGGACCGTTGCTGAGATGAGTTGAGTTTGGacaaagaaattacaaatgtATTCATTATGGGATTATGGTGCAGGTGTCATTGAAGTTTTGGTCAATAGTTATTGCAATTCGGTGgtgattattattaaatgaatggAACATGTCTGTGTactgttttattatttatataagggtaaatgctatattttatactttaaatttttatttagaattattttaatttcttaagtttatttttttattgtaatatttttaaattttaattttgtcccaATTTAGTCCCTCTTACCCTTTTTCAGCGAAAATGTGGCCGGATTTTGAATATCTGGAGGGTAAAATggttaataaatttgattttatatttttagtcctttaaatttataaaattatcaaattaatccttttttttaaacaaaaaatatttttttaaattttttaaatttttttaatcagaTATACTGCAATTATcctatgtaaataataaaaactttgaactcttacggacataataataataatatattgcttaACTTAGAATAAACagtctttctttttcaatagctgaaaaaataaaattatgataaattttatattacttaTCTAATctgaaaatgtaataaaaaaaaaatgagttagtaatttgttattaaagATAAGTCTAATAAAGTTaaacattaataatattttttaagtatttggATGGATTAAAAAGTTggtagattatatttttagatttttagtgaatttatatatcatattcactatataaaagtattatttaaaaaaagaataatttaataattatacaaacttaagaaactaaaataaaatcaaatttaaaatcaactattttacccttcaaaaagttaaaattcgGTCATATTTTcgcaaataaaaattaaagtttagaaatattaaagttaagaaataaatttaaaaaattaaaatgattttaaataaaaattaagcaatcaaatataataaattatataagtattgAACTTCGCGATCCCTCATGATTTTTACACACAAACTTGCATGTGTACTCGGCACAATTCCCATACAAAttcgaattaattattttatttcagatCTCCGATTGATTGTTAAGTCTACTTTACACTAACCATTAAATATTGAGatatttttactcaaattaaatacGATCTGATTTGAATGgattataggaaaaaattcaGAGACCCCTTATGataatagaaatattcaaaaaccccctataaaaattaaagtatcaaatacccctcctatcatataaaataaagttaaaaaaaatctctccATACCATACAAAAGCCACACGTACTTTGATTAcgtttttctataaaaataccttttttttatatttttgctcttgtctcacatttaatatataatattatatatatgtatttaagaattaaatattattttatataataattatgtaattaaaatattatgtatttctattaataataaaatatttttttatataataattacttatttatttatataataaaatattattttaattaagttaaaattaattttatatataataaaaaaaaagcagcAGTGGCTGCGCCGTTGCCGCAGCTGCTAAAGAGGAGGGccgaattatttaattaaaatattatatatttctattaataataaaatattcttttatataataattacttaattatttatataataaaaaattattttatttaaattaagtggtggtgggggtggggtataattgttatttttgaatttttttataaattataaatatatgttaaaaattataaattaaatatagttgATCGGTTGACTAGAAgaggtattttagtcattgtttctaaaaaatagattCAAATTGACCAGAGGgcggtgtgattatttattagtaaCACAGGGGTGACTTtcgatattaaaaatttcataagggagtttttgatatttcgttatatcacagggggtcaaaatgaatttaacctatggattatatgataaatttaatatatttatcatgtgattaatatacaattaacaaaaaataattaatcacataacaaacacattacatttattttacgATTAATTTGTTAGACCGAACTTAATTTaggtaaaaaaattttattaattattatattgaatttgataataattatattattttggataatgTATATCTATGtcagtaaaattttaaatcctatgttatttattaatattcaattgatttttaaaaaatactgaacaaatcaatcatcaatattgtattaaataaatagtcaaATTAACTAACTAGCTAGACAACTGAAATAATCAAGGGTTACATTTAACTTTATCAGACAACGCGAACGCATATATATTCCCGGAAAATGTAATAACTGTTCCTTAATCCACCAATATTGCGACAAGCACTTTCCTactacattatatataatctgGTTTtcctagaaaaaaaataaatattagttataattttaataattatggagTAAAAATCGCAATAAATAAAgtctatgtaaaaatataaattttcaactaaGAAAAAGTTATATGATATAACTAAGAGCTATAGTAAAAACATGTGCTTTGgcttttaaccatgataaatattttagtcactCTCGCAGATATCATGACTAACAACTGTGTATGACCATGATTAA contains:
- the LOC105176879 gene encoding polyphenol oxidase I, chloroplastic-like, which encodes MASLPLPLPTATPSSQSRPVFARPSYFISHAKRSNRLRVSCADAQKKKEASRDVETPIGKVDRRNMLLGLGGGLYSAANLIPTPGASANPIKAPELDKCGVATNLNTGEKLDMNCCPPTSENIADYQLPPVVQMKVRPSAHRVSPEYIFKYNMAIDRMKRLPKDDPRNFMQQANIHCAYCNGAYDQPGQGTLDLQVHNSWLFFPFHRWYLYFYERIMGKLIGDPTFALPFWNWDNPKGMTIPPMFLDPKSALYDSKRNQDNLKAVLDLGMTGNKDPLQVVSNNLTIMHTEMVRGNASVYDFMGKPYREGDKVNPGPGSAERGSHTAVHVFVGDPREPSGEDLGNFYSAGRDPLFYCHHANVDRMWTLWKYFLPSNKVPERTITDPDFLNTSFLFYDENAQLVRVTVKDCVDNLRMGYDFERIDLPWLDYRPPPQTAGAKVKRTRKSAENAETVFPLKLDKIVRVLVPKTRKGVADEVLVIEDITVDTTKFLKFDVFVNDEDDNVEELDKAAYAGTYAQVPHKTNNKTATTSIRLKLKELYEDMDVADDDTVLVTLVPRHEGDGVIIGGIKIIENTTPAKPANSSG